The genomic region tctccctccttttttaaaaagtggggttacattggctaccctccactccataggaactgatccagagtcaatggaatgttggaaaatgactgtagtTGGGCATTCTCCGCCTGCGAAGGCCCTTTTCCTGGAAATGAGTGCCATTGCCatttttgacagttcgcaagttccgggtttaagcacATGCACATTACACGCCCAAACCCGGATCTTGCGGGACCTCTTCGAGCGTGTGCGCGCATTGTATGCACCCGGAGAGACCGTAATTTCAGGCCCATCATTTTTTAACTTGTATTAAATCCTCAAGTTACtcccttgacttatttttaggttctCTAGTATTTTTCCTCTTCCTGCACTGTGAATACAGATACAAAGTGCTCATTTAACAAGTCAGCTATTTTCTTCTTATCCACTATAATCGCACCTGCATCTGTATTCAATGGGCCCACAATCCCATGTACTGCTCTCCTTTCATTTAATTATAAAACTTTTGCTGCTAGCTTTGGTATCACCAAAAAGTTTCTTTTTCATATTCCCTTTGCACCTCAGGACTTTGTTGCTCTTTATGTTCCGCTCTTGCATTTGTGTAAGCATTTTCTTTAAGCTTGAGACACTAATTTTTTGACCATGGTTGCATCACTACACAAGTAGCTGTTGCATATTACGGGTCTGTACTTGTTTTGCATCACACCAAATACTTGCAGGTTTAACCATTAACACTTCAGCTTGGTTTGCTTTGTCAATTTATTTCTCATCCCTTTGAAGTTTGGCATACTTAAatttgaaatgaaaacagaaaatgttgtaaatactcagcaggtcaggcagcatctgtggagagagaaacagttaatgtttcaggatgatgacctttcatcagaactggaaaagtttagagatgtaactggtttcaagcaagtacaggggcagaaaaatggggggaggggaggaaagaacacaagggaaAGTCTGTATTCGGGTGGAAggccagagattaaatgacaaatgggatgatggtgcaaggtgaaaggagatggtacgggacaaataaagaaacaaaagataggctTAGAGGAGGTGTAcatggaaatcatcatcatagaaaccctcgaaatcgaggaagacttgattccactctaaaagtgagttctaaggtgactgaacagtccaatacaggaattacagtctctgtcacaggtgggacagacagtcgttgaaggaaagggtgggtggggagtctggtttgccgcacgctccttccgctgcctgtgcttgttttctgcatgctctcggcgacaagactcaaggtgctcagcgttcttccttcacttagggcggtctttggccagggactcccaggtgtcggtggggatgttgcattttatcaaggaggctttgagggtgtccttgaagcgtttcgtctcccacctggggctcgcttgccatgtcggagttccaagtagagcgcttgctttgggagtcttgtgtcaggcatgtgaacaatgtggcccactcaacggactggtcgggtgtggtcagtgcttcgatgctggggatgttggcctgatcgaggacactaaccctggtgcgtctgtcctcccaggggatttgtaggatcttgcggagacatcgttggtagtatttctccagcgatttgaggtgtctactgtatgtggtccacgtctctgagccatgcaggagggcgggtatcactaaagccctgtagaccataagcttggtgctagatttgagggcctgatcttcgaacactctctctaTGGAAATATTAGACTCATGACGGGCAATTGCAGTCCGAAAAAAtgagagcagtggttatgatctgaaattgttgaactcagtgttgagtccggaaggctgtaaagtgtcgaatcgaaagatgaggtgctgttcctcaaggttacattgagcttcgttggaacagtgaaggagcccgtggtgggagtggagtggagcagACAATTAAACTAACAGGTGACCAgaggctcagggtcacgcttgcggactgaacgtcggtgttctgcaaagcagacacccaatctacgcttggtctcctccTCAGTGTCGAGGAGACCGCATcacgagcagtgaatacagtatgctAACTTGAAAGAAGtagaagtaaatcgctgtttcacctggaaggagtgtttgaggccctggacGGTGGTAGTGAGAAGGTAAATGGATTGGAGTCATGGTCCCGATAGCTACGTGGACACGATGCCCAAGGAGCCATTCCGATCTCCAAGCCCCTTCCATGTAAAAGTTCTTGATCATATGGTTTTGTCTACTTCTCTAGTCAGCACTTAATCTATGAAAAGATATGCAGCACATTGGTGTAGATTTGACCACTGCTGCACTGAATTCCAAATCTCAGTCATACTGTGTCAGCAGCATTATGGGAGGCTCATTTGAAAATAGTGGGATATTTCTGTTACTACATTTGCATTGCTTAACCACTTAAAACTATTTGGGGGGTCACAAATATTTGTAGTTTTACTGATGGTCCATCATTTTGTAAGTAATATTTTGACAATTTATTTTGAAGCTATTGTACTACAGATATTAAATAATCTATTCTCTTACTTTAATTATCTGTTCTCGGTTATAGTAAACTGGCTAATGTTGTTCTGTTCCACAGAACCTGGCATGGGTTAAGTCCTATAACATCTGTTTTGAGCTTGAAGATTGTAATGAGATTTTTATTCAGCTCTTCAGGACCCTCTTCTCCGTCATCAAGTAAGATTTTTAAGTACAGTATGTTATGTTTATGTGGCTTTATGTATGGCCTTTTATTAACGCAGAATAAAAGCACGAATATATTTTTATTCTTGAGAAATTTTAAGCATTTTCTTTTGCTTCTTGCTGTAAGCTATTTTTTGTTTACAGTAGAATAGTCTCCATTGGCCTGTCCTGATGATCCCCAAGAAAATCAGTTATATTGACACACTTAGTAATAagctttttatttttcagtgtacTGAATGCTGCCATGGAATTTTTTTTCCAATAGAAAAAGAATTTTAAATATGTACTTTTAATTGAGTACATTTTCAATCACTAGTAGTTTTTTCTCACTATAATACATGTTTATGCTTGTCTACCAAAGACCAGTATAACATTTTCTCTTGATGAAAGGCACTTTCTCTGGTTCCCCAATGTGGACTCTGTTATGATGCAAGGTTTTGCAGACCAGTAAGGTTACAGGTTTCATAtatcctcatagaaacgtttaaaattctgacggggttagacaggttcgatgcaggaagaatgttcctaatgttggggaagtccagaaccaggggacacagtctaaggataaggggtaagccatttaggaccgagatgaggaggaatttcttcacccagagagtggtgaacctgtggaattctctcccacagaaagttgttgaggccaattcactaaatatattcaaaaaggagtgagatgaagtccttactactagggggatcaaggggtatggtgagaaagcaggaatggggtactgaagttgcatgttcagccatgaactcattgaatggcggtgcaggctagaagggccgaatggcctactcctgcacctattttctatgtttctattgagatTTATGCCAGTAATGTATTTCAGTTCCGTGGCACCTTGTTTCCCTAATGGAGCTTCTTCCTTTTAAAATATATAGAATGAGGGAAGAGCATTGTTGATCTGTTGAAATGATCCTGTTTTAAGGAAATACTTTTCTTTGAAGGTAGGATATCTCAGCAGGCCTGAATAAATCAGTTGACAAAGCAAATCATGCTGTTTAACCTCTGACAGTAAGGCATATTCATAACGTTTACTGAGATTAAATATAATGTTACAGGAACTAGTCTAACATAACAGTAGTGTAGCTTTTAGTAGACACTGACACCTGCCAACTTCATTTACATGGAGCACAAACACATTTTTCCAATTACCCCTGGATTAAATAATGCATCTAAACCAATTAAAAATAAATGATCTATTCTTGCAACCTCCCCATACTCACTCCTCCATTTTAATCTTTGGAAGGAATGGTCTACATTTTAATTTTGAGTTGCCATTATATTTAAAATATCTACAGATACCAATAtaggtacagcgtcgagaatccagaAGCCTCGGGACAGTAGCTGCtctggattctgtgtatttccgaaCTTCGGAATTCTTTCAGACATCCCAAGTCTGGAGATGTCTGGGCTGGGGGGGAGCGCGGGGGTTGACCCGAGGTCGGTGGTGGCCCAAGACTCTAATaatagcagaaaatgctggaaatctcagcaggtcaggcagcatctgtggagagcgaaacagagttaacatttcaggtcgatgacccttcgtcagagctatCTGCTACCTGCTCATTTGTCTATAAACAGACTTGTAATTTCCTCTCTACAAATGAATGGCAGTTGTATTTTGTAATTGTATCAGATGCAGTTTTGAAAAACTCCTTTCCCAATGAGATTGGACTTTAATAAACTGCAAGGAATTAGAATTCACATTTCTACAAAACTAACAATAAACCACTTGCACAAGTACAACTTGAATCAGATTTTTCTTTCACCAGTTATCTTCTCCCCCACCCTCCATCAACCCTGAAGCTTCTTGACTTTTCTGAGGTGCATTTCTTTACCTAACAGAAATGGCTGTTATTCTTTAGCATTGATAGTGAGTCTTTTACTTGCAGGAAGCTTCAAAGCTGAGCCcatgcctacataagaacataagaaaccggagcaggagtaggccatatgaccccttgagcctgctccgccattcaataagatcatggctgatctgatcatggactcagctccacttccccggccgctccccataaccccttatccctttattgtttaagaaactgtctattcctgtcttaaatttattcaatgtcccagattccacagctctctgaggcagcgaattccacagatggacAAGCctcaaagagaagaaatttctcctcatctcggttttagatgggcgggcccttattctaagatgatgccctctagttctcgtcttcccccatcaatggaaacatcctctctgcatccactttgtcaagccccctcataaccttatatgtttccataagatcacctctcattcttctgaattccaatgagtagaggcccaacctactcaacctttcctcataagtcaacgtcttcatccccggaatcaacctcgagaaccttctctgaactgcctccaaagcaagtatatcctttcgtaaatatggaatcaaaactgcacgcagtattccaggtgtggcctcatcaataccttatatagctgtagaaaaGCTCCATCCTCTTTGCGATAAATGCCAagatttaatttgccttcctgatcacttgctgtacctgcatactaaccttttgtgtttcatgcacaagtacccccaggtcctgctgcactgcagcacttggcaaactttctccatttaaataataatttgctctttgattttttttctgccaaagtgcatgacctcacactttccaacattatactccatctgccaaatttttgcccactcacttagcctgtctattgtccttttgcagattttttggtgtcctcctcacacattgcttttcctcccatctttgtattgtcagcaaacttggctacgttacactcagtcccttcttccaagtcgtttatatagattgtaaatagttggtcccagcactgatccctgcggcaccccacgagttactgattgccaaccagagaatgaaccatttatcccgaccctctgttttctgttagttagccaatcctctatccatgctaatatattacccccaaccccatgaactttgtgcagtaaccttttatgtggcaccttgtcaaatgccttctggaagtccaaatacaccacatcgactggttcctctttatccaccctgttcgttacatcttcaaagaactccagcaaatttgtcaaacaagacttccccttcataaatccatgctgactctgcctgttcTTAACTGATGATGTATTTCAAGGAGGAAGACAACAATCCACCCAAATCAGAGCTAAAATGAATTGTAATGCCCATACTGCAGTCCAGCTAACTTTGGACAGACTGGGATCAAAGTAGGCACCTTCTGTCTTGTTTGGCTCTGCTGCTCATTGGATAATTTTACTGGTTCATTGGGGCTACATCATATTTTAGCAATATTTTCATGGTGAAATTCAAATAACCCTTTTTAAAATTGCTTTTCGTGTCTCATAATGGTGGTTTATCACCTTCCCTCCATGTAATCATAATTTCAAGAAATCAATATTTCAGATTAACAGATGAATTTAAATAGATATTCCCCTTGAATACTGCGACTGGATGTGTGCTGTATTATCACATTGAATTTCTGCCCTTTCTGATACCCTATAAAGCACAGTTCTTCTACATACATCATTATCCGTTTTAATTAATGTTGGTGACTGCAAAAAAAAATTCCCCTCCAGTTTAATGGCTTATATTACATATTTCATTCGCATTCAAAGATtactggaaaaaaaaactgactgaaTAATGTGCTTTTTGGCGGTTGTGTATCCTCAAGATGATATCAAATTGCAAGTTGGAGTAGTCAATTATCTGTACCTTGCCTGGCACAATAGATGGCGCAGGGCTTGCCTTATACTGCTGTTTTTTCTAAAAGGTGATTTTTCCAATTCTAGAAACGATAATTTTTTCTGCTTATAAGTTAGAACATACAATCCACTGTATTAATGTGCATATATCCTTTGTGGGTAAGAGGATCGGGAAAGCTGATTAAATGTTTGTCTCCCAACGATAAAAAAACCCAAACCAACCTGTTCCTAGCAATTACCAAGGCTTACTTGCAAGGTAAAATTTCATATAATAGAAAGAAATTAACAATTTGAGCAAGTTTTAAACATGTATGTATTAAAAATGTTCACAAGTTAACCCTGAAGTTTTCTTCAAATAATGCTGTTCCCAAATCTGACTTGCTAAATGACACACAACAATGAGACAGAGTGTCTGTTATCAGAAGGTGCACTATTATTTGAAGAATGAGGAATGCCACTTTGGATTGTAGGAGTTAGTACTATAATAATCAGTAACCATTTAACATACTTTTATCTCAGCAACAGCCACAATCAGAAAGTTCAGATGCACATGTTGGATTTGATGAGTTCTATCATCATGGAAGGAGACGGAGTAACGCAAGACCTACTGGACTCCATTCTTATCAATCTTATTCCTGCACACAAGGTTAGTATTTGTTCTTGAACAGAATATTTTGATAAACCAAATTATCCCAAGAAATTGGAAATAAATGTCTGAGCAGTGTTCAAAGTAG from Pristiophorus japonicus isolate sPriJap1 unplaced genomic scaffold, sPriJap1.hap1 HAP1_SCAFFOLD_2025, whole genome shotgun sequence harbors:
- the LOC139244090 gene encoding sister chromatid cohesion protein PDS5 homolog A-like, producing the protein MSIRSVQKLREKSSEDIWVDGTEREFKDIFMFITRQLKGLEDTKSPQFNRYFYLLENLAWVKSYNICFELEDCNEIFIQLFRTLFSVINNSHNQKVQMHMLDLMSSIIMEGDGVTQDLLDSILINLIPAHK